In a genomic window of Allomeiothermus silvanus DSM 9946:
- a CDS encoding molybdopterin-dependent oxidoreductase: protein MRRGDVGWGVLVGVGLAALGFLLYQWGLSYPLLNLYAQMTFWLGVPAVFNLVHSVFGYGELGKNLAFMGAVGVWLALHPFLAWAFRRLGWAALVLGFALYALLGGWLAGLVYTALLGLAGWGRGRLARPVLEDRARRKTLMALGLLAVGAGVWRGVRAQAQNAVRIVWEKIAGLSSEITPQEKLYYVSKNPALFDPNLKGKPYSLEFVGLVAKPLKLSLEELKSLPASDLTNTLTCISNPVGGDLIGCARWTGVSLKTLLDRAGVKPEAKWLVWEAADGYRESLALAELPPEALIAYAINGEALEPRHGYPTRLLLPGRYGMKQPKWITRITLSEKEEIGYWAQRGWSKSALIRTMSRIDVPGAGARLRAGEEVFIAGVTYAGGRALERVEVSSDGGKTWQKAELKPPQGKFAWQLWALPWRPMAGEYTLQVRAVEVGEKVQDATRREPLPDGATGYHTVRVRVG from the coding sequence ATGCGCCGGGGTGACGTGGGTTGGGGTGTGTTGGTTGGGGTGGGGTTGGCCGCTTTAGGGTTTTTGTTGTACCAGTGGGGTCTGAGCTACCCTTTGCTCAACCTCTACGCCCAAATGACCTTCTGGCTGGGGGTACCTGCCGTGTTCAACCTCGTCCACAGCGTCTTTGGCTACGGCGAGTTGGGAAAGAACCTGGCTTTTATGGGCGCAGTGGGAGTATGGCTGGCACTGCACCCCTTTTTGGCCTGGGCCTTCCGCCGCTTGGGGTGGGCGGCTTTGGTCTTGGGGTTTGCCCTGTACGCTCTTTTGGGCGGCTGGCTGGCTGGTTTGGTGTACACAGCCTTACTAGGGCTCGCTGGGTGGGGCCGAGGTCGCTTAGCTCGCCCTGTGCTTGAGGATCGCGCCCGCCGCAAGACCTTGATGGCGCTGGGCCTGCTAGCTGTGGGAGCGGGCGTGTGGAGGGGGGTCAGGGCTCAGGCCCAGAATGCTGTGCGGATCGTCTGGGAGAAGATCGCAGGGCTTTCTTCGGAGATCACCCCGCAGGAAAAGCTCTACTACGTTTCCAAAAACCCCGCCCTCTTTGACCCCAACCTGAAAGGCAAACCCTATAGCCTCGAGTTCGTAGGGTTGGTGGCGAAGCCGCTCAAGCTAAGCTTGGAAGAGCTCAAGTCCCTGCCTGCGAGCGACCTCACCAACACCCTGACCTGCATCTCCAACCCAGTCGGCGGTGACCTCATCGGCTGTGCCCGGTGGACCGGGGTTTCCCTCAAGACCCTCCTGGACAGAGCAGGGGTCAAGCCCGAGGCCAAGTGGCTGGTCTGGGAGGCCGCCGACGGCTACCGCGAATCGCTGGCCCTGGCCGAGCTTCCCCCTGAGGCCCTGATCGCCTACGCCATCAACGGGGAAGCGCTCGAGCCCCGCCACGGTTACCCCACCCGCCTCTTGCTGCCGGGTCGCTACGGCATGAAACAGCCCAAGTGGATCACCCGCATCACCCTCTCGGAAAAGGAGGAGATCGGCTACTGGGCGCAGCGTGGCTGGAGCAAAAGCGCCCTCATCCGCACCATGAGCCGGATTGATGTGCCGGGTGCCGGGGCGCGGCTTCGGGCCGGGGAAGAAGTCTTCATCGCGGGTGTGACCTATGCGGGTGGGCGGGCCCTCGAGCGGGTCGAAGTTTCCAGCGATGGCGGCAAGACCTGGCAGAAGGCTGAACTCAAACCGCCCCAGGGCAAGTTTGCCTGGCAGCTGTGGGCGCTTCCCTGGAGGCCCATGGCCGGGGAGTATACCTTGCAGGTGCGGGCGGTGGAGGTGGGCGAGAAAGTTCAGGACGCCACCCGCCGTGAACCCCTGCCAGACGGTGCGACCGGGTATCACACCGTGCGGGTGCGGGTGGGGTAG